The Brassica oleracea var. oleracea cultivar TO1000 unplaced genomic scaffold, BOL UnpScaffold04253, whole genome shotgun sequence genomic interval AAGGAGAATCAGATGGTGATGGTGACGGGTGAGACCGGTAGTGGTAAAACAACGCAGATCCCACAGTTTGTTTTAGAAGCAATGATGGATGAAATCCCTAGGTCTGATGATCAGTTGTTGGTTGGGTGCACGCAGCCTCATCGAGTTGCAGCCATGTCCGCGGCACGTCGTGTCGCTGAAGAGATGGATGTAAAGATCGGGGAAGAAGTCGGTTACACAGTCCGTTTTGAGGATCGCAGTAGCCCCCGAACGGTGCTCAAGTACCTGACTGATGTAATGCTTCTGAGGGAAGCTATGGTGGATCCTCTCTTTTTGAGATACAAAGTGATTATCGTTGACGAAGTTCATGATAGAAGTTTAGCCACAGATTTACTTATTAGTAGTATTCTTAACCGCACCTTGATTAGCCGACCTGATCTTAAGCTTGTTGTTATGAGTGCAACCCTACAGGTTTTTAACAAAAGGTATTTTAGAGGTGCGCCTCTCATCAAAATCCCTTCTGGTAGGCTCCTCCATCCAGTGGAGATCTTGTACACTCGAGAACCTGTGATGG includes:
- the LOC106321968 gene encoding probable pre-mRNA-splicing factor ATP-dependent RNA helicase, whose translation is ENQMVMVTGETGSGKTTQIPQFVLEAMMDEIPRSDDQLLVGCTQPHRVAAMSAARRVAEEMDVKIGEEVGYTVRFEDRSSPRTVLKYLTDVMLLREAMVDPLFLRYKVIIVDEVHDRSLATDLLISSILNRTLISRPDLKLVVMSATLQVFNKRYFRGAPLIKIPSGRLLHPVEILYTREPVMDYLESAISKVIEIHMCEPTGDVLVFLTGKEEIEHACSRIVRSLGDQVTVVPLYSSLPPALQHKIFDPTPPPLSVRKIIVSTNVAETSLCMDGIVYVVDPGFSKQKNYSFLTTDEVWFVSRISQASAYQRAGRAGRKCFRLYTEKTFNDFM